In Halobaculum sp. MBLA0147, the genomic window AGCTGAGTTATAAAGACTGCTGACGTATTTTATTAGCGATATAGTGGGTGTGGCTACCCACTCTCAGAGAAGACCACTACTCCGCGAGATTAGATTTTTAATTTTGTACAGCCCTGCTCCCCCACCGTAGGCAGGTCACCCCTACTCCTCCTGGTATAATGTGGTTGTGCAACTCATCGCCTTGAGCAGGCCCGTGCGAACGTCGCCAAGTTCTGGGAGGAACTGAGGGGGTACGCCTAGTACGGTATCCAGTTCGTCGACGAGCTGGCCGCGGAACTGGACACAGTCGCGCAGTACGACGAACTGTTCGTGAGAGCGACCGTGGAGGACGCAGACATCTACGGGTTCATCAACCACCTGCTCGTCACGTCGACTGGATACCACGTCGTCGACTACAAGACAGGTCCAGTGGAGAACGGTGTCGAGGCAGCCGCAAATGAGTACCTTCCGCAGTTACGAGCCTACACCGCTGCACTCTCCGAGCACGATCCCGACAGCGACGTGACCGTCTCCCTAGTGTTCACCGACGCACGGGCTTCGTGGCAGACGGCGTTCACCTCGGAGGAACTCAGCGGGATACGCGCGAGCATCGTAGACCAACTTCGTGAAGAGCCCACAGGCAATAGTTCCCCTGAGTAATGTGAGACAGGGCCCCCATTTGTACAGTATGAGTTTTAATTGCCAACCTTCCTGTTGGTAAATAGACCTGTCGTGAACTGGGTGCCCCAGAAGCTCTCTATCGCGCCCCACCGGACTGCAGGAACCCACCGAGGCCACTCCGATAGAGGTACGCCACCAGCCCGTCGACAGGGACGAACAGCAACACCACGGCGGTGATGATGAACCCGGCCCCAGCCACGTCGATCGTGGTCCGGATCTGACTCTGATAGGCACCACTCGTCGGGACGTAGCTGACGAACAACCCGACGACGATCATCACGAGGATCAGCACCATCACGCCGATCCCGAACGTGAGCGCAGTGCCGATCATGTTGTGCGCCCGCTGACGCACACCACTCGCATCCTGATCGCCACGCGTGGCTTCACCTCTGCCACCCGCTCGTCACCACCGCCGAACTGCCTGACGCGCTGTCGCAGCATACCGGACCACCGACACGCTGGCGAGGAAACACCCACCCCGCATCCGGATGCCTGTCCGTCTCAGTGTACCCATTATAAAACGGACAGGACCGGCGCTGACACCGTGAAACAACTAAGAGACCCAATGGGCCGACAAGTCGACAGCGACGAACACCTGGAACTGTTGGAGATGCTCCACGGCGACACAGCCGTGCTGGTCGGCAACTACCGGCCGATCCAGAGTTGGCACTCGCTGGGCGTCCGCGTCCTCAGCAAGACGGCGACGATGCTCAAACTGGAGGACTGTTGGAAAGTCGAGACAGCAGTCGATCCGTCGCACAACCTCATTGCGGGCCACGTCCTCATGGCCGAAGACGACGACCGCCTGCTCGATCACCTGTGAGCAGTGATGTTGCTGGCGCTGCATACACCCCCCGCCCCCGCGTCCGGTCCCCACTTGCGCCGGTGCAACGACCCGCTCTGGTCGGTCGCTGGCTGCCTACCAGTGCTGTTGCACCGGCGCAAATTCCCACTGCCCCATGTGTGTCGCGACGGTGTCGACGACCGGTTTTTGGAAACCGTACTCGCGCGGTTCGTCTATGGATTGAAGATCGTGATCAAACACGGCCCTATACCAAATTGCTAAGATTTAATGTAGGCCAACGACTCAATCGCAAGGTTCAGCTACCCAACCAAGTGCTGTATCTCCTGAGTAGGAAGCGGGTCAACCTGCTGCCGATCGCCAGTCTCCGTATAGAAGATACTAGCAGTGACCTCACGATCAGGGTAGACCTCTTGCGCAACATGATAGTACACGCTCAGCTGCTTTCGATACTCACTTTCAGCGTGCCGACCATGGTCAGTCTTGTAGTCTACAATCTCAACCTGATCAGGCGTCACGTGCATGAGGTCGACAATTCCTGAGACCGTCACACGATCATCACCAACGGACACTGGAAGATAGACTTCCTCCTCGACGAGCAGCTCACCCTCCAACTGGTCGAGGAATCGCTTGACGTGTTCTTCATCTGCATTCCGGGGCGTACCTGCATCGCCGAGGGCGTACGCCTCGGCGAAGTCATGCACTTGTGAGCCGAACTCAGTTCCTCTCCCGCCGTCGACATCCTCAAACACGTCGTCATTCATCAGCGTGTGCGGTGTCTGCCCCTGTGGGCCCTCCGGAACAGGAATATCCACTTGGAGCGCAGTCTGTTCCGACGGACCCAGCGTCTGCTCGTCGACATCGAGGGAAATCTCCGCAACCTCCACCGGCAGTTCTTCGATGAAACTGTTCGGGTCCTTACCAGCGCTAAACACGACGTGACTCTCAGCACGGGTGATAGCAACGTAGAGCAGCCGGCGTTCCTCGTCGTAGTTGCGAGGCAGACACTTCCGGAGGACATCAGCCTGCCAGTTGTCGTAGACGTGTGGACGGCCGTGCGCCTCCTCAGCGTACACTTTGCGCTGTCGCAATCCGATCGGGTCGTCATACGCAATACCAGCGCTAGTCCCACCACTCGGCGGGAACCGCCCGCTGTTCATGTTCGCCAGAATGACGATCGGGTACTCAAGACCCTTCGTGGCGTGGATCGTCTGCACGGTCACTGAGTCCGTCCCGGCACTCGCGTGCACCTCGTGGGTACTCCCAGCCGTAATCGCACGCTCGATGAACTGGATGAGATCGCCGCGCGTCTGCGTGGTAGCCTCGTGAACCGACTCGAGCGTGTGGAGGACCATGTCGGCCGTTGGACCATCATACCCGTAGCGCGCAAACACGCGTCGTGCAACACCGCCGAGTGTCTCCAGCGACCGGACATCGTTGCGGAACGCGACCATGTTCTCAGGGTACGTCTCTGCGTCGAGAATCGCATCAATCTCATCGAGTGTGTAGCCCGCCTGCTCGAGCACCACCGCCCAGCCACGGTCGGTGTCGTCTTCAAGAATCCGGAGCCAAGCCAGCAAGAGCTTCGCTTGGTCTGTCCGGAAGAGCTCGATGCCACCCTCGTACGCCATGGGCAGTCCGTACTCCTCTGCGGTCTCCAACAGCTCTCGACCAAAGTCACGCGTCCGCGTCAACACGGCGATGTCACCAGGCCCCGGCGTCCGGAGTTCTCCATCCTCATTCTCTACCCGGTAGTCGTCGTTGTCGACGATTTCCTGGATCTTCGCCAGCACTGCCTCCTGTTCCTCGTCACTCCGGATCGCCTCGATGGTGGTGTTCTCGTGGTCGGTGTTTGACTGCAGTGAGACAAGCCGATCATCGATCGCAGCAACGTCAACATCGTCGTGCTTGGCTGCAGGAACACACAGAGCGTGTTCAGAGAACTCAAGAATCTCCTGTGTCGAGCGGTAGTTCTCCTTGAGTTTGACATCGGTCACAGGACGAGTCGGGAACGAGACACGCTCGTGGTCACTGTTCAGTTGCGCAGCGAACTGCGACAGCCGGTCCTCAAACTCGAGGATGTTGTCGACATCCGCATACTGGAAGCTGTAGATACTCTGCTTCCAGTCCCCGACAACGCAGATGTTGTTCGTGCCTGCGAGGAGCAGTGCGAGTTTGAACTGGATCTCACTCGAGTCCTGGAACTCGTCGATCATCAGGTACTCAAATGCCAGCTCATCGCGTACCGAGTGGTCTTCACAGAGGAGAACAAACGCGAACAGCTGGAGCATCCCGAAGTTCAGGTAGTTGCGTCGCAGGGCAAACTGCAGGTACTCGTAGTAGACGTCGTGGACGAACTGTTTGAGCCCCTCTCGGTCTTCTTCGAAAGCCCGGACAGCCGTCTTGTCGGGGACTTGCTTCCCGCTGCCGCGAATCGCTGCCTTCTCGGGTGCATCGGGCAGATAGGTCTTGTTGCGGCCGTAACGGCCAAGTTTCGACCGAAGGCGTGACTGCTTGCTGCCACCGTTCCGTGGGCGATTCATCGCGTCGAACTGCCGTTTGAACGCGGTGAAGTCTCCATCGAGGTGCTGCTCTCCATCACGGTACCAGCCGTCCGCGTCAGGGAACACGCCTTTCGCCGCCAACTGGTTGAGTAATCCGAGAAGCTCCGCAGGCTCATCGAGTGCGCGGAAGACGTCGTCATACTCGGGATGTGCGTCACTGAACCGGTCGATAAACTCGCCGAACAACGCTTGCTCGACGAGTTCGTCCTCGATGATCCGTGTCGATCCGGTGATCCGGTCGTCGATCCCGAGATAGGTTGGCGCATCGTGGCCGTGTTCGTCGAGCAGGTCGTAACACAGTGAGTGGAAGGTCTGAATCGGTGCATCCGCAAGCTCCCGCATCCCGTAGTGACAGTGTCCGACGATCCGCTCTTTCATTTCGCTGGCCGCGTTGTCGGTGAACGTCACCAGCAGGACGTCCGAAGGATCAACATCCGTTTGCGAGACGATGGTAGCGTACCGACGTGTGACGGTGAAGGTCTTGCCCGTGCCAGCGCCGGCGTCGACGCGATACAATCCATCGATGTTCTCGATCAGATCTCCTTGCTGGTCGTTCGGCGTAGGCTCACTCATCGGTCACCCTCCAAGAGCAGATCGCGATTGTCCACGTAGCGATAGTTTGGCTCCCCGCCCAATCCCTCAACGGGGAACCGTTCCTCGCCGGCGCGCCGGCGGTTCAGCTCTTCCAGTCGTTCGTCGACAAACGTCTCGAAGGCGTCGAGATCGCCTTCGAAGAAGGCTTGCCCCCGAGTGCGTGTCAGCTGCCGCATCACCTGTTCACAGCCTGTCTCGACGTATTTGTAGTCTCCAACGTGGTCTTTCATCTGGCTCGTCAGTTCTGCGCCGAATGGTGAGTTGATGAGTTCCTCACTGTCAGTCGTTGCCGGGAGCGAGGCTCCATCGAAGACTGCGGCGTAGTCCGCGTACGCCACCTGCGAGAGTGTCTTTTGACACTTGTTCGCTCCATCTGCAACGACCTCCTCGAAGAACGCCTCTGAGGCGGCGTACTCCTTGAACGAGACCGGGTGATACGAGATCGTTGTCAGCGTGTCCTCGAGATCGGCATCCCCGGTGACGATATCATCGAGCGTCTCGAGGAAGTGGAAGAACGTGAACTCTAGGTGCTGATCAGGCTGCTGTGACCGCCAGTGGGCGAGATACAACAGCGCTTGGAAGTCAGGCGTATCATTGGGCGGGTCGAGTGCGGAGTTCGTGACAACCTCTGAGGCGCTCTTCCGTGAGCTACTCTTGTGATCGATCAACTGGGTCGGCGAGTGGACCAGATCGATCTTCCCTTTCAGACCCAGGGTCTCATTCTCGAACCACCGTTCGGTAACAGGCGAGTCAACGGGCTTGTCGAAACGCTCGGCAAAGGCATTGCTGCCCCACCCGCTTGTCGGAGTGAGAAACTCTCCGTCGACTGGCGTGTTCTCGTCGAAGAAGGCCACGATGGTCTCTAACCCAGCGCGATACTTTGTTCGCCGCGTCGCCTCATCCACAGATCGGATGAATGGCCGTGTCTCGGCGAGCATATACGACACGACATCGTCGATGATCTCGGCGTCGACGAACTCCGGGTGGGTGACGTAGAACTCCGCGAAGTCGTGGAAGAGGTTCCCTTCCTTCAAGTAGTCCTTGTCAGGCCCTTCGACGAGCCTGTCAAAGAAGTAGTCGCGCGGCGAGTTCACGTACGTACTCAGAGTCGATTGACTGATCGTCGAGACCTCGTTCGTTGTCACGTCGACCGATTCCTTTTCGAACCCACGACCGGCGTGCCCATCCCACCGCGTGTGTGAGGTTGCATCGAGGTCGCTGAACCGCTCGAACTCCTCATCGAGCAACTCTTCGAAATAGAGACACGGGGTGACTGATGATCCGCCTCGTGCATCTTGAACGAGGTAGTACTGCGTCGCCCCACTCTGGAGTAGGAGTTGGAACTGGGTGATGTTGCGTGTGTACTGCGCGTCCTGATCGACCCACGGCCGTCGTGGCGGCGAATGCGTCCAGTCCTCATCCAGCCCCAAGTAGAAGACGACTGGCCGGTCGACGTAGGCTGCCGATTTCGCATCGGCGAGCAGCACGCCTTCGTTGTCACGATCGACAGGCACCTCGTAGCTTTGGAGATAGAAGACAAGTTGCTCCACAGTACGCTCGGTCGCATTCGCGTCGGCGAGACCGAGTGCGTCGAGTTCATCACGGAATGCGTCAAGACGGCGATCGGTCTTGTCCTCGAATCGAGTGAGCGCATCGCTAAACGTCCGCTCCTCGATGTGGGTGCAGAAGTCGACAACCCAATCCAGCTCAGCAGCCTCGACCTCGTACAGGCGCTTCTCGTCATGCTCGACAGCAAGCGAGATATCGAGCCGTGCAAGCAGTGGACGAATGTCGCCTACGCGAGTGTCACTGCCGCCGTGTGCGGCTCGAAGCAACTGTACGAACGTCCGGTGATCAGGATGGTCTGCAAACCCAGGTCCACCGTAGAACGGGATGTTGTTCGCCTCAAATACAGCCTCGATGAGTGCAGAGAATTCGCTTTCCCGATTGAGCACGACGGCGATGTCGTTGGCATTCTCGTCGGTGACGGCGTCCACGACTGTGTCGACAATTGCTGTCGAGGAGTCAAAGATGTGGAACGGTGGGTACTCGAACACCTGTTGATCGAAGGTGTCGTAGGCATCGTACTCGGCTGGGAGGATGGAACGTTCAAGTTGCGTCAGCTGGTCCTCACCAACGACGGCAACGTTCTGGCTGGCGTCGATCCGATACTCAGTGAGCCGCTGTGAGGTCGTCCCGAGATCAGCAATGTGTTCGACCGCTTGGCGCGTGGCGGCGTCAACGTACGCATCGTAGTCTAGGATCGCCTCACGACTACCCTGGTGCTCCCAGCACTGGAGTATATTCCCGATCGCGTAGGCACCGCGCTTCCAGTCCAAGTCGGTCTGCTCGATCAGTTCTAAGAACGCGATCCGGTCCTCGGCCTCCTCGCGCCGCCCCGCCGCAAGACGGCGTGGTGTGATCGCAAACGTGCCGAGATGGGGTCTCTTGATCCGCCGATTCAACGCACTCGCCAGCGGCGCGTCTGGCACCACGACGAGATCGTAGTCTGCGACTTCCTCGTAGAGATCATCAATCGGCTTGGCCCGGGCAAATGACACGCCGGCAAGAGACGGGCGTCGGGTATAAAATTCAGCACGGTGAAAACTCGAGTGGCAGCAAGGTCTACAACCGAGTGGTCCCGCTCTTCTACCCCATTTGTGAATAGCGAAAACAGGTGGGACCCACACCCCTTTTTCGATATGAAATCGGGGGGTGCGTGGGATCTTACCTCAGTCTACTGCTTTTTGAGATGTGACGCAAAGCTGGACACTTCCATTTTCGCTCTTTCCGACGAGAAGGAGAGACCAGACATCTTTACACTCCACAAACATCATTTCAAATGAATGTGAGTTACTGTCTGTATCTTCCAATCGGCACTCGCTGGACAGACAACTGATCACGACGTGTACCGGATGAGGTACTAGTTACATATGGCTGACACTCCGGGTACACTCGAAAGCCGGGGTACGACTTCTGAAAGATTACGCTGCACGGCTGGGCGTTACACTTGAAATGTGGTGTTTACCCTGATACTCTGGCGTTAGAATAGAGTTAACAAGAAACCCATACCGCCCTCATATCTCTCAGAGGTTGGTTGACCTTCGAACAATCACGTCGTCTTCTACCGCGATGACATCCTTCTCAATGAGGTGTTCAACAGCATCCTCTATATCCCCGGGGGAAAGGTCGACCGCGGCTTCCAACTCCGACCGCGAAATCGATTTGTCAAAGGTCTGCAACACTTCGAGTTCCCGGTAGACTCGTTCGGTGATTTCGGAGACCCGCTCGGCCAACGGCGTTGAGATATTGTGCTGCTCTTCGAGTTCCAGTAATGCCCCGTTCGCGTGTGTGACGAATAACTCCTGTCCCAGCAAGTCGATCTGCTGTTCCAACTCGTCCTCGATAACGTCGAAATCGAGTTCGGTCTGCACGAGCGAAAACATATCTTCAA contains:
- a CDS encoding UvrD-helicase domain-containing protein, whose protein sequence is MSEPTPNDQQGDLIENIDGLYRVDAGAGTGKTFTVTRRYATIVSQTDVDPSDVLLVTFTDNAASEMKERIVGHCHYGMRELADAPIQTFHSLCYDLLDEHGHDAPTYLGIDDRITGSTRIIEDELVEQALFGEFIDRFSDAHPEYDDVFRALDEPAELLGLLNQLAAKGVFPDADGWYRDGEQHLDGDFTAFKRQFDAMNRPRNGGSKQSRLRSKLGRYGRNKTYLPDAPEKAAIRGSGKQVPDKTAVRAFEEDREGLKQFVHDVYYEYLQFALRRNYLNFGMLQLFAFVLLCEDHSVRDELAFEYLMIDEFQDSSEIQFKLALLLAGTNNICVVGDWKQSIYSFQYADVDNILEFEDRLSQFAAQLNSDHERVSFPTRPVTDVKLKENYRSTQEILEFSEHALCVPAAKHDDVDVAAIDDRLVSLQSNTDHENTTIEAIRSDEEQEAVLAKIQEIVDNDDYRVENEDGELRTPGPGDIAVLTRTRDFGRELLETAEEYGLPMAYEGGIELFRTDQAKLLLAWLRILEDDTDRGWAVVLEQAGYTLDEIDAILDAETYPENMVAFRNDVRSLETLGGVARRVFARYGYDGPTADMVLHTLESVHEATTQTRGDLIQFIERAITAGSTHEVHASAGTDSVTVQTIHATKGLEYPIVILANMNSGRFPPSGGTSAGIAYDDPIGLRQRKVYAEEAHGRPHVYDNWQADVLRKCLPRNYDEERRLLYVAITRAESHVVFSAGKDPNSFIEELPVEVAEISLDVDEQTLGPSEQTALQVDIPVPEGPQGQTPHTLMNDDVFEDVDGGRGTEFGSQVHDFAEAYALGDAGTPRNADEEHVKRFLDQLEGELLVEEEVYLPVSVGDDRVTVSGIVDLMHVTPDQVEIVDYKTDHGRHAESEYRKQLSVYYHVAQEVYPDREVTASIFYTETGDRQQVDPLPTQEIQHLVG
- a CDS encoding PD-(D/E)XK nuclease family protein, whose amino-acid sequence is MEDADIYGFINHLLVTSTGYHVVDYKTGPVENGVEAAANEYLPQLRAYTAALSEHDPDSDVTVSLVFTDARASWQTAFTSEELSGIRASIVDQLREEPTGNSSPE
- a CDS encoding PD-(D/E)XK nuclease family protein yields the protein MSFARAKPIDDLYEEVADYDLVVVPDAPLASALNRRIKRPHLGTFAITPRRLAAGRREEAEDRIAFLELIEQTDLDWKRGAYAIGNILQCWEHQGSREAILDYDAYVDAATRQAVEHIADLGTTSQRLTEYRIDASQNVAVVGEDQLTQLERSILPAEYDAYDTFDQQVFEYPPFHIFDSSTAIVDTVVDAVTDENANDIAVVLNRESEFSALIEAVFEANNIPFYGGPGFADHPDHRTFVQLLRAAHGGSDTRVGDIRPLLARLDISLAVEHDEKRLYEVEAAELDWVVDFCTHIEERTFSDALTRFEDKTDRRLDAFRDELDALGLADANATERTVEQLVFYLQSYEVPVDRDNEGVLLADAKSAAYVDRPVVFYLGLDEDWTHSPPRRPWVDQDAQYTRNITQFQLLLQSGATQYYLVQDARGGSSVTPCLYFEELLDEEFERFSDLDATSHTRWDGHAGRGFEKESVDVTTNEVSTISQSTLSTYVNSPRDYFFDRLVEGPDKDYLKEGNLFHDFAEFYVTHPEFVDAEIIDDVVSYMLAETRPFIRSVDEATRRTKYRAGLETIVAFFDENTPVDGEFLTPTSGWGSNAFAERFDKPVDSPVTERWFENETLGLKGKIDLVHSPTQLIDHKSSSRKSASEVVTNSALDPPNDTPDFQALLYLAHWRSQQPDQHLEFTFFHFLETLDDIVTGDADLEDTLTTISYHPVSFKEYAASEAFFEEVVADGANKCQKTLSQVAYADYAAVFDGASLPATTDSEELINSPFGAELTSQMKDHVGDYKYVETGCEQVMRQLTRTRGQAFFEGDLDAFETFVDERLEELNRRRAGEERFPVEGLGGEPNYRYVDNRDLLLEGDR